The nucleotide sequence CCTAACATCTACTTTGATATCTTTATCCGATCCAACCCGGCTTATTTTATTTTCCTGAAGTGCCCTAAGCACTTTTGCTTGGGCAGAGAGGCTCATATCCCCTATCTCGTCCAAAAATATGGTTCCATGATTGGCTGCTTCAAATTTGCCGGCCCGGTCCTTCACAGCTGAGGTAAAGGCACCCTTAACGTGTCCGAAAAGTTCACTTTCAATTAATTCGGAAGGGATTGCTGCACAATTGACCTCAATCAAAGGATTGGTATTTCGCTCACTTTTTTCATGTATCCAATGGGCCACAAGTTCCTTACCCGTACCGTTGGAACCCGTAATGAGGACTCTGGCATCGGTTGGAGCTACCTTCTCTATCATTTCCTTGATTACGGAGATTTCCTTACTTTCCCCGATCATTTCATAGTTCTTACTTACTTTTTTCTTTAAGATCTTATTTTCTACCACCAAATCCTTTCTGTCCAAGGCATTGCGCACTGTAGTCAACAACCGGTTTAGGTCTGGCGGTTTGGAAATATAATCGAAGGCCCCAAGTCTCATGGTATTCACAGCCGTATCCAGGTCCCCGTGCCCGGAAATCATAATAAAGGGAATTTCAGGCTTTATTTTTCTAGCCGCTACCAATACCTCAACCCCGTCCATTTTCGGCATCTTGATATCGCACAGCACAAGATCAAAATCATCTTTTTTTATTGATTCCAATCCCATCAACCCATCTTCGGCCTCCTCTACTTTATAGTTTTCATTTTCTTCCGAAAGGATTTTCACCAAAACCCTTCTAATGGCCGATTCATCCTCAATAACCAGTATTCTAGACATAATTAAGTATTTTAAATTCCAATTCTAAAACCCGTTCTAAAATAAAAACTAGGTTGATCATTCAATGTAAATATATCCTCTCGTTCTTCATTCCTCAACACTCCGGCCTGAAACAAGGTATGGCCGGCGTAGCCATAAAAGAAAATATTTTTGGCCACTGCATATTGGTATCCTAGCGTAAACAAGGCAACCGAGGTGGAAATGGATGAGGCAACACCAGAATCCGAGCTTATCACCGTATTCTGTAAATTAACGTAATATCCATCCAAAATAAACTCTGTTTGCAGCATATGTTTCTCGTTAAAAAAGTACTTCATACCACTTTTTGGGGCCCCCACTACATATGCCCAATTGGGATGAAACCTCTTTTCAAAATAGACCAAGGGCAATGGCACTCTAACGGCCACAGTTGAGTTATAGGCTATCCCTAATACCAATCGCGTTGGTTTGTCTATTTTTGGTCTATCGCGAAGCGCCCCTACCGTTATGTTCACGGAAACATCCCCTTGGCCAATATTGTTGGTCAAAGTGGAAGACAAACGAGGAGTTACGACCCCAACAAAGCGCCAATCTTGATTGTATTGCAATATGTAGGCCATATTTAAATCGGCTACATGAAAAGTTTCTGTAATTACATCGTCATAGGGTGTTCTACGGTTTAAGTCGTATTCAATACGATTGTATTCGCCCCCTACAATAATATTGTCATTCTGCCCTACTTTAATTGGCATGTTGGCCACCAATTTAATTCTGGATAATTTTGCTTCGGCCGTATTTCTGGGCATTAGCATATACTCTAACCTAAAAATATCCGGCGTTTGGGAAAGACATAAATTGACCGACAAAAGAAATCCCAATAAGAATCCCCCACCCTTTATTCTAATTCCCATTTCCAACATTCTTTTTTTCGACTTGCACCGTTTGAATTGGACGGGATTGAAAAACATGAACATCCCTTTGAGGAAAAGGAATACTTATATTGTGTTCCCTAAATTTAGCATCAATAATATACCGCATAGCACTTTTAATTTTTGGATCTCCATAGCTGTCATTAATGAAAAAATTGATGGAAAATAACAAAGCAGAATCCCCGAAATCTTCAAAAAGTACAAATGGCTTGGGATTTTTTAGGACCCCTTTCTGTTCAATGGCAATATTTTCCAAAATTTTGGTCACCAAAACAACATCGCTTCCATAGGCCACTCCAACCTTAACGCTCTCCCTAGTGCTTTTATGATTTTGGGTATAGTTATAAATACTATCCGTTAAAAATTGGTGGTTGGGAATTATGATTACCTTATCATCCCTTGTAAGCGCCCTAGTAGTCCTTAATCTTATTTCAAAAACCTGTCCTACTTTTTGATTTACCTCTACAATATCCCCTACGCGCAAGGACTGATCCATAATAATAAGAATTCCGGAGATGATGTCTTGGAACAAATATTGAAGCGCAAACCCCAAACCAACAAACAGTGCTGCCGATGCGGTAAGCAAGACAGTGAGATTAACACCTGAAGTGTGTAGGACGACCAACACCACCAATATGTAGAACAAATATCTTAAAAATCCAAAAACACTGATAAACTTATTCTTGTCCTCCTCGGGCAACTTTGCAGTAACCAATTTGTGAAACAGTTTCAGAGCATAGTTTACTGTGATCAAAGAAATTATAACGGTTAAAAAGGTAGCTGCGGTTATATCCACCTTATCACCATTCCAAATTTTGTAGGCGAGAAATTCATCCAAACCCTTAAAAATATTCTTTAGTCCTTCCATTCTAATATTTCAGCCATTTAAGCAAATCCCTATAAGAAGGTTTTTTTCCGTACATCAATATCCCCACCCTATATATCTTGGCGGCCAACCATACAATACCTATAAAAGTGATAATCAATAGAAGAATTGAAACCACAACCTCCCAAATAGGCACACCTCCTTCCCCTATACCGCCCGGTAGACGCATAAGCATCACTATAGGTGATGTTAAAGGAAATAATGAGAATCCTACAGCAATTGGGCCATGGGGATTATTAAAGACAGAAAAGAAGCCTACATAAATGGCCAACATTAAAGGTAATATTATAGGAAAAATGAACTGTTGTGTATCTGTCTCGTTGTCCACCGCAGCCCCTATTGCGGCATATATTGAGCTATATATAAGGTAGCCCAGAACAAAATAGATCACAAAAAAACAAATAAGCATAATCCAAGGTATCCTAAAAAGTTCGTTAGCATATAATTGCATGGCAGAATCGGATGCTGCCACATAGGCAGCCCCCCCTATAAGGCCAGGTGTATTACTTGCCCCGGAATTAAGGGCTGATGGATCTATGTCGAAAACCAGGATCAATACACCAAACATTAAAAAAGCCGAAATGATCCATATAGCGAACTGGGTAACTCCGGCCAAGGAGGTCCCTATAATTTTTCCCAGCATAAGCTGAAAAGGTTTCACCGAAGAGATAATAACCTCTATTATCCTGGTTGTTTTTTCCTCAATTACACTGCGCATGACAAAACCACCATAAATAATGATGAACATCATAATCAGGTATCCGAATGCCCCACCTATAAATGCCTTGATTTCTGTTATTCCCTTCAGGTTCTGTTCCCCGGTAAAGGTTGCAGTCTTAATTTCAAAATTATTGCCCACACTCTCAAAATCCGATACTGAGACCCCTAATTCCTGTAATCGTTGCATTCGCAAACGGTCTTCGAACACATTTTCCAAATTATCCAATATAGACGAACCCGGAGCGTCCTTGCTATAAAAGAAAGACCTGCTTGCCACTTGTTCCAGGTCCTGTTCATTAGGAATGTACAGCAAACCATAAAATCCCATTTTTTGAATAGAGTCCTTGGCCGCCTGTAAGTCAATATCCTTAAACTTTACAAACGAAGTGCTTTCCGTTCCCTGAAAATCCGTGGAAAAATAATTGCTCTCATTTAATATTCCGATAGTTCTAATTTCATTATCGTTGATTTTGGTCAGATAAACAATAAGCACTACCATTCCCACCATAAGGATCGGACTCAAAAAAGTCATTACCACAAATGATTTATTTCTAACTTTTGCTAAATATTCGCGTTTTATGATCAGCGATAACTTACCCATGAATACTATTTGGATTGAACGGTTCTAATAAATATGTCGTTAGCCGATGGAATGGTCTCCATGAATTTATTGACATTTGCCTTGCCCGATAAATGGGATAGAAAGGGACCTGTATCATCAGAGGGCAATTGCACTGTGAAATTTAGTTGCAATCCCTCGTCTACATACTCTGAAGATAGAATCTCAAATTTATCCTTTAAATCCTCCAAGAGTCCGTTGGCGCTTTGCACACCTAGCCCCACCTTATAAATATTATTTTTATATGCTTTTTTAATATCGCTAAGTTTGCCGTCCAGTATTTTTTCCGATTTG is from Arenibacter algicola and encodes:
- a CDS encoding sigma-54-dependent transcriptional regulator — its product is MSRILVIEDESAIRRVLVKILSEENENYKVEEAEDGLMGLESIKKDDFDLVLCDIKMPKMDGVEVLVAARKIKPEIPFIMISGHGDLDTAVNTMRLGAFDYISKPPDLNRLLTTVRNALDRKDLVVENKILKKKVSKNYEMIGESKEISVIKEMIEKVAPTDARVLITGSNGTGKELVAHWIHEKSERNTNPLIEVNCAAIPSELIESELFGHVKGAFTSAVKDRAGKFEAANHGTIFLDEIGDMSLSAQAKVLRALQENKISRVGSDKDIKVDVRVVAATNKDLKKEIESGRFREDLYHRLAVILIKVPALNDRRDDIPLLIKHFSEKIAAEQGTAPKTFSAKAIALLKGYDWTGNIRELRNVVERLIILGGNEVTEEDVKSFASK
- a CDS encoding DUF6268 family outer membrane beta-barrel protein, with protein sequence MGIRIKGGGFLLGFLLSVNLCLSQTPDIFRLEYMLMPRNTAEAKLSRIKLVANMPIKVGQNDNIIVGGEYNRIEYDLNRRTPYDDVITETFHVADLNMAYILQYNQDWRFVGVVTPRLSSTLTNNIGQGDVSVNITVGALRDRPKIDKPTRLVLGIAYNSTVAVRVPLPLVYFEKRFHPNWAYVVGAPKSGMKYFFNEKHMLQTEFILDGYYVNLQNTVISSDSGVASSISTSVALFTLGYQYAVAKNIFFYGYAGHTLFQAGVLRNEEREDIFTLNDQPSFYFRTGFRIGI
- a CDS encoding mechanosensitive ion channel family protein, with protein sequence MEGLKNIFKGLDEFLAYKIWNGDKVDITAATFLTVIISLITVNYALKLFHKLVTAKLPEEDKNKFISVFGFLRYLFYILVVLVVLHTSGVNLTVLLTASAALFVGLGFALQYLFQDIISGILIIMDQSLRVGDIVEVNQKVGQVFEIRLRTTRALTRDDKVIIIPNHQFLTDSIYNYTQNHKSTRESVKVGVAYGSDVVLVTKILENIAIEQKGVLKNPKPFVLFEDFGDSALLFSINFFINDSYGDPKIKSAMRYIIDAKFREHNISIPFPQRDVHVFQSRPIQTVQVEKKNVGNGN
- a CDS encoding ABC transporter permease; amino-acid sequence: MGKLSLIIKREYLAKVRNKSFVVMTFLSPILMVGMVVLIVYLTKINDNEIRTIGILNESNYFSTDFQGTESTSFVKFKDIDLQAAKDSIQKMGFYGLLYIPNEQDLEQVASRSFFYSKDAPGSSILDNLENVFEDRLRMQRLQELGVSVSDFESVGNNFEIKTATFTGEQNLKGITEIKAFIGGAFGYLIMMFIIIYGGFVMRSVIEEKTTRIIEVIISSVKPFQLMLGKIIGTSLAGVTQFAIWIISAFLMFGVLILVFDIDPSALNSGASNTPGLIGGAAYVAASDSAMQLYANELFRIPWIMLICFFVIYFVLGYLIYSSIYAAIGAAVDNETDTQQFIFPIILPLMLAIYVGFFSVFNNPHGPIAVGFSLFPLTSPIVMLMRLPGGIGEGGVPIWEVVVSILLLIITFIGIVWLAAKIYRVGILMYGKKPSYRDLLKWLKY